One window of the Camelina sativa cultivar DH55 chromosome 1, Cs, whole genome shotgun sequence genome contains the following:
- the LOC104791133 gene encoding protein RRP6-like 1 isoform X2: MEEDSVASWKHHGKAKVSFHVATINKPQEEFKILVDNANKPFDHVFLERSEDGLRFIHPLEKLSVVDFVDQNLIERKPVKPLPLEETPFKIVEDVKDLKELAATLQSVEEFAVDLEHNQYRSFQGLTCLMQISTRTEDYIVDTFKLWDHIGPYLRELFKDPKKKKVMHGADRDIIWLQRDFGIYVCNLFDTGQASRVLKLERKSLEFLLKHYCGVAANKEYQNADWRIRPLPDVMTRYAREDTHYLLYIYDVMQIDLHIMAKENEQSDSPLIEVYKRSYDVCMQLYEKELLTGDSYLHVHGVQTGHLNAVQLAIIAGLCEWRDQIARADDESTGYVLPNKTLIDIAKDMPINVGQLRRLLKSKHPYIERNFDAVISVIRRAMQNAAAFEPVVQSLKDWRPGTVEKNIKPMIEKPGTEFTAYTKKRKFESELSNKAKEVVKVSKSKPDNVIVLDDYDDTDEQSWERGDASNRALEMPSKGSMTQVPHTSSTEIVVIEDDDESENDSESREDEDMIRRSEKHRRFMSLKRGFLNI, translated from the exons ATGGAGGAAGATTCAGTTGCTAGTTGGAAACATCATGGCAAGGCCAAGGTTTCTTTCCATGTGGCAACGATAAACAAGCCTCAAGAGGAGTTTAAGATTTTGGTGGACAATGCTAATAAACCTTTCGACCATGTTTTCTTGGAGAGGAGTGAGGACGGTCTTCGCTTCATTCATCCTTTG GAGAAACTTTCGGTGGTGGACTTTGTGGATCAAAATCTTATAGAGAGGAAACCTGTTAAGCCTCTCCCATTGGAAGAGACTCCTTTTAAGATTGTTGAAGATGTCAAAGATCTCAAGGAATTAGCTGCCACATTGCAAAGTGTTGAAGAGTTTGCT GTTGATCTGGAGCATAATCAGTATAGATCTTTTCAAGGATTAACATGTTTGATGCAAATCTCCACCAGAACCGAGGATTATATTGTTGATACATTCAAGCTTTGGGATCACATTGGTCCTTATCTAAGGGAACTCTTCAAAgaccctaaaaagaaaaag GTTATGCATGGAGCAGATCGTGATATTATTTGGCTTCAACGGGACTTCGGCATTTATGTCTGCAATCTTTTTGACACAGGACAG GCCTCAAGGGTGCTAAAGCTGGAGAGAAAGAGTCTCGAATTTCTTCTGAAGCATTATTGTGGAGTTGCTGCAAACAAAGA ATACCAAAATGCAGACTGGAGAATACGACCCCTTCCGGATGTAATGACAAG ATATGCTAGAGAAGATACCCATTATCTTTTGTACATTTATGACGTAATGCAAATAGATTTGCACATAATGGCAAAGGAAAACGAGCAATCTGACTCTCCTCTAATAGAG GTTTACAAACGCAGTTACGATGTGTGCATGCAACTATATGAGAAAGAGCTTTTGACTGGGGATTCATATCTTCACGTTCATGG GGTTCAGACAGGTCATCTCAATGCAGTTCAACTTGCCATTATTGCG GGGCTTTGTGAATGGCGAGATCAGATTGCACGTGCAGACGATGAGAGCACCGGTTATGTATTGCCAAACAAAACACTTATTGATATAG CCAAGGATATGCCAATTAATGTTGGCCAGTTGCGCCGGTTGTTGAAGTCTAAGCATCCTTACATCGAGCGTAATTTTGACGCTGTGATCAGTGTCATCAGACGAGCAATGCAAAATGCAGCGGCATTCGAGCCAGTTGTTCAATCTTTAAAAGATTGGCGTCCTGGAACA gttgagAAAAATATCAAACCTATGATTGAGAAACCGGGCACAGAGTTCACAGCTTATACGAAGAAACGGAAGTTTGAAAGTGAACTTTCAAACAAG GCAAAGGAAGTTGTTAAAGTGTCCAAGTCGAAGCCAGATAATGTCATAGTGCTGGATGATTATGATGATACTGATGAACAGAGCTGGGAAAGAGGGGATGCTTCCAATAGGGCTTTGGAAATGCCTTCTAAGGGATCGATGACTCAAGTGCCACATACAAGTAGTACGGAAATTGTGGTtatagaagatgatgatgagtcagAGAATGACTCAGAAAgtagagaagatgaagatatgATTAGGAGAAGTGAGAAGCATAGGAGATTCATGAGTCTAAAACGCGGCTTTCTTAACATTTAG
- the LOC109126947 gene encoding uncharacterized protein LOC109126947 — protein sequence MKQPPGFVDEDHPSYVSKLNKAVYGLKQAPRAWFDKFSTFLLQFGFECSFKDPSLFVYLKNNNIIILLLYVDDMGLTGNNPALINELLESLNQEFHMKDLGRLSYFLGIQFYYHSAGLFLNQHKYAEDLLLAEGMVDCAPATTPLPLELQKVRGQDEQFDQPTLFRSLAGKLQYLTLTRPDIQFAVNLVCQRMHSPTVADFHLLKRIIRYIKGTIDYGITYSIDTDSTLRAYSDSDYAGCPTTSHSTGGFCTFLGKNLISWSAKRQTSVSRSSTEAEYRCLSDTAAEVTWLKDLLDNVGMPLSHVPELIFTDNDATGLSYIGGKIELCSSKTYFFIL from the exons ATGAAACAGCCACCTGGGTTTGTTGATGAAGACCATCCATCTTATGTTTCGAAACTCAACAAAGCTGTTTACGGATTGAAACAAGCTCCTCGAGCATGGTTTGATAAGTTCAGTACCTTTCTTCTGCAATTTGGCTTTGAATGCAGCTTCAAGGATCCTTCTCTCTTTGTGTAtcttaaaaacaacaacatcatcatatTGTTgctgtatgttgatgatatgggACTGACAGGGAATAATCCAGCCTTGATCAACGAACTTCTTGAGTCCTTGAACCAAGAGTTTCACATGAAGGACCTTGGCAGATTGAGTTACTTTCTTGGGATACAGTTCTATTATCACTCTGCAGGCTTGTTCCTCAATCAACATAAGTATGCTGAGGATCTTCTCCTAGCTGAAGGTATGGTTGATTGTGCTCCAGCAACAACACCTCTGCCACTGGAGCTCCAAAAGGTCAGGGGACAAGATGAGCAGTTCGATCAGCCAACTCTGTTTCGTAGCTTAGCCGGTAAGTTGCAGTATCTCACTCTCACTCGTCCAGACATACAGTTTGCAGTAAATCTTGTGTGTCAAAGAATGCACTCTCCAACTGTGGCTGACTTCCACTTGCTGAAGCGGATAATAAGATACATCAAAGGGACAATTGATTATGGAATTACCTATTCTATTGATACTGATTCTACACTGAGAGCCTACAGTGACAGTGACTATGCAGGCTGCCCGACCACTAGTCATTCTACTGGTGGTTTCTGCACCTTTCTTGGCAAGAATCTCATTTCCTGGTCCGCCAAACGACAAACTTCAGTCTCTCGCAGTTCCACAGAAGCAGAGTACCGTTGTCTTTCTGATACAGCAGCTGAAGTTACATGGTTAAAGGATCTTTTGGATAACGTCGGAATGCCTCTCTCTCATGTCCCAGAACT AATTTTCACGGATAACGATGCAACTGGTTTATCGTATATCGGTGGAAAAATTGAGTTATGTTCGTCGAAAACGTATTTCTTTATATTGTga
- the LOC104791168 gene encoding putative F-box/LRR-repeat protein At1g56400: MVSTNTSDFLSNLHDSLLVMIISLLPFKESVRTSVLSKRWRHLCRETTSLVFKESEFAEPTRHDSAFLVGVMLDWVSKFTGKVIENFEIHLSQPRGFEGDIMCLTEFATSRQVKSFVLDFSDHNHGSLVNSFVMDCMLRCQYRQRKELDASHLFFNLLYVRSLTVCSFFLQVIQDCDDPMALHDPMKTRHLVLRTNVQPKDLRGINIFLNSCPELESLTFDLVTTSRFVIVRSPWVIDPLAHWLTSEAYECLEKTLKVVKVKNFRGSSNELHLLQYLLRTGRVLERVELYEAKGLDHEEKTWIIAGVDEFQKNLKKASSPLKITLYNA; this comes from the exons ATGGTTTCAACAAACACCTCAGACTTCTTATCGAATCTTCATGATTCTCTTTTGGTTATGATAATCTCGTTGTTACCATTCAAAGAATCGGTACGAACGAGTGTTctttcaaagagatggagacaTCTTTGTCGTGAGACAACAAGTCTTGTCTTCAAAGAGTCCGAATTTGCAGAACCCACTCGTCATGATAGCGCTTTCTTGGTTGGTGTTATGCTTGACTGGGTCTCAAAGTTTACTGGCAAAGTGATCGAAAACTTTGAGATTCATCTCTCCCAGCCCAGAGGTTTCGAGGGAGACATAATGTGCCTCACCGAATTCGCCACCTCCCGACAAGTCAagagctttgttcttgatttctcaGATCATAACCATGGAAGCTTAGTAAACTCATTTGTAATGGATTGTATGCTTAGATGCCAGTATCGTCAAAGAAAGGAACTAGATGCTTCTCATCTGTTTTTCAATCTTTTATATGTTAGATCTTTAACCGTTTGCTCTTTCTTCCTTCAG GTGATCCAAGATTGTGACGATCCTATGGCTTTGCATGATCCGATGAAAACTCGACATTTGGTGCTGAGAACAAATGTGCAACCAAAAGACTTACGGggaattaatatatttctcaataGCTGTCCGGAACTGGAATCTCTCACTTTTGATTTGGTTACTACCAGTCGTTTCGTG ATAGTTCGGTCGCCATGGGTGATAGATCCGTTGGCGCATTGGCTAACTAGCGAAGCTTACGAGTGTTTGGAAAAAACGCTCAAGGTTGTGAAGGTTAAGAACTTTCGTGGAAGCTCGAACGAGTTACATTTGCTTCAATACCTGCTTCGTACTGGGCGTGTGCTGGAACGAGTTGAGCTTTACGAGGCAAAGGGATTGGACCATGAGGAGAAGACGTGGATAATTGCTGGAGTCGACGAGTTTCAGAAGAATCTCAAGAAAGCTTCCAGTCCTTTAAAAATTACTCTGTACAATGCTTGA
- the LOC104791133 gene encoding protein RRP6-like 1 isoform X1, producing MEEDSVASWKHHGKAKVSFHVATINKPQEEFKILVDNANKPFDHVFLERSEDGLRFIHPLEKLSVVDFVDQNLIERKPVKPLPLEETPFKIVEDVKDLKELAATLQSVEEFAVDLEHNQYRSFQGLTCLMQISTRTEDYIVDTFKLWDHIGPYLRELFKDPKKKKVMHGADRDIIWLQRDFGIYVCNLFDTGQASRVLKLERKSLEFLLKHYCGVAANKEYQNADWRIRPLPDVMTRYAREDTHYLLYIYDVMQIDLHIMAKENEQSDSPLIEVYKRSYDVCMQLYEKELLTGDSYLHVHGVQTGHLNAVQLAIIAGLCEWRDQIARADDESTGYVLPNKTLIDIAKDMPINVGQLRRLLKSKHPYIERNFDAVISVIRRAMQNAAAFEPVVQSLKDWRPGTVEKNIKPMIEKPGTEFTAYTKKRKFESELSNKLQAKEVVKVSKSKPDNVIVLDDYDDTDEQSWERGDASNRALEMPSKGSMTQVPHTSSTEIVVIEDDDESENDSESREDEDMIRRSEKHRRFMSLKRGFLNI from the exons ATGGAGGAAGATTCAGTTGCTAGTTGGAAACATCATGGCAAGGCCAAGGTTTCTTTCCATGTGGCAACGATAAACAAGCCTCAAGAGGAGTTTAAGATTTTGGTGGACAATGCTAATAAACCTTTCGACCATGTTTTCTTGGAGAGGAGTGAGGACGGTCTTCGCTTCATTCATCCTTTG GAGAAACTTTCGGTGGTGGACTTTGTGGATCAAAATCTTATAGAGAGGAAACCTGTTAAGCCTCTCCCATTGGAAGAGACTCCTTTTAAGATTGTTGAAGATGTCAAAGATCTCAAGGAATTAGCTGCCACATTGCAAAGTGTTGAAGAGTTTGCT GTTGATCTGGAGCATAATCAGTATAGATCTTTTCAAGGATTAACATGTTTGATGCAAATCTCCACCAGAACCGAGGATTATATTGTTGATACATTCAAGCTTTGGGATCACATTGGTCCTTATCTAAGGGAACTCTTCAAAgaccctaaaaagaaaaag GTTATGCATGGAGCAGATCGTGATATTATTTGGCTTCAACGGGACTTCGGCATTTATGTCTGCAATCTTTTTGACACAGGACAG GCCTCAAGGGTGCTAAAGCTGGAGAGAAAGAGTCTCGAATTTCTTCTGAAGCATTATTGTGGAGTTGCTGCAAACAAAGA ATACCAAAATGCAGACTGGAGAATACGACCCCTTCCGGATGTAATGACAAG ATATGCTAGAGAAGATACCCATTATCTTTTGTACATTTATGACGTAATGCAAATAGATTTGCACATAATGGCAAAGGAAAACGAGCAATCTGACTCTCCTCTAATAGAG GTTTACAAACGCAGTTACGATGTGTGCATGCAACTATATGAGAAAGAGCTTTTGACTGGGGATTCATATCTTCACGTTCATGG GGTTCAGACAGGTCATCTCAATGCAGTTCAACTTGCCATTATTGCG GGGCTTTGTGAATGGCGAGATCAGATTGCACGTGCAGACGATGAGAGCACCGGTTATGTATTGCCAAACAAAACACTTATTGATATAG CCAAGGATATGCCAATTAATGTTGGCCAGTTGCGCCGGTTGTTGAAGTCTAAGCATCCTTACATCGAGCGTAATTTTGACGCTGTGATCAGTGTCATCAGACGAGCAATGCAAAATGCAGCGGCATTCGAGCCAGTTGTTCAATCTTTAAAAGATTGGCGTCCTGGAACA gttgagAAAAATATCAAACCTATGATTGAGAAACCGGGCACAGAGTTCACAGCTTATACGAAGAAACGGAAGTTTGAAAGTGAACTTTCAAACAAG TTGCAGGCAAAGGAAGTTGTTAAAGTGTCCAAGTCGAAGCCAGATAATGTCATAGTGCTGGATGATTATGATGATACTGATGAACAGAGCTGGGAAAGAGGGGATGCTTCCAATAGGGCTTTGGAAATGCCTTCTAAGGGATCGATGACTCAAGTGCCACATACAAGTAGTACGGAAATTGTGGTtatagaagatgatgatgagtcagAGAATGACTCAGAAAgtagagaagatgaagatatgATTAGGAGAAGTGAGAAGCATAGGAGATTCATGAGTCTAAAACGCGGCTTTCTTAACATTTAG
- the LOC104791125 gene encoding putative F-box/LRR-repeat protein At1g56400, with protein sequence MIISLLPFKESVRTSVLSKRWRNLCRETTSLVFKEYEFVTLWKFDRDVVRDRVFFVGVMLEWISKFTGKVIQNFEIHLSEPRGFEGDLMSLIEFASSRQVKSFVLDFSDHAPTDLLSSTDCILRCKCPQKKELDASHMFFNLLNVRSLSLCSFFLQMIQNCDDPMALHDTMKTRHLVLRTNMHPSDFGGINSCPELESLTFDFVRIWSTLVIDPVTHWLTSKSYECLEKTLKVVKVKNFHGSSKELPLL encoded by the exons ATGATAATCTCGTTGTTACCGTTCAAAGAATCAGTACGAACGAGTGTTctttcaaagagatggagaaatTTGTGTCGTGAGACAACAAGTCTTGTCTTCAAAGAGTACGAATTTGTTACACTTTGGAAGTTTGATAGAGATGTCGTTCGTGATAGGGTTTTCTTTGTTGGTGTTATGCTTGAGTGGATCTCAAAGTTTACCGGCAAAGTTATCCAAAACTTTGAGATTCATCTCTCCGAGCCCAGAGGTTTCGAGGGAGATCTAATGTCTCTCATCGAATTTGCCTCCTCTCGACAAGTTAagagctttgttcttgatttctcaGATCATGCCCCGACAGACTTATTAAGCTCAACAGATTGTATACTGCGATGCAAGTGTCCTCAAAAGAAGGAACTAGATGCTTCTCATATGTTTTTCAATCTTTTAAATGTTAGATCTTTGTCCCTTTGCTCTTTCTTCCTTCag atgatccaaaatTGTGATGATCCTATGGCTTTGCACGATACGATGAAAACTCGACATTTGGTGCTGAGAACTAATATGCACCCAAGTGACTTCGGGGGAATTAATAGCTGTCCGGAACTGGAATCTCTCACTTTTGATTTCGTG AGAATTTGGTCGACATTGGTGATAGATCCGGTAACGCATTGGCTTACTAGCAAATCGTACGAGTGTTTGGAGAAAACGCTCAAGGTTGTGAAGGTAAAGAACTTTCATGGAAGCTCCAAAGAGTTACCTTTGCTTTAA